From a single Leopardus geoffroyi isolate Oge1 chromosome E1, O.geoffroyi_Oge1_pat1.0, whole genome shotgun sequence genomic region:
- the C1QTNF1 gene encoding complement C1q tumor necrosis factor-related protein 1 → MGSRGLRLGLASCLLLAFACGPVLGRAPRGPQKLQEQEGTEEPPLDHAERDEKNHEKYSPRQGEDEPASRCFRCCDPGTPVYQAIPVPQINITILKGEKGDRGDRGLQGKYGKTGSAGARGHTGPKGQKGSMGAPGDRCKNHYAAFSVGRKKPLHSNDYYQTVIFDTEFVNLYGHFNMFTGKFYCYVPGIYFFSLNVHTWNQKETYLHIMKNGEEVVILFAQVSDRSIMQSQSLMLELRDQDEVWVRLFKGERENAIFSDEFDTYITFSGYLVKHALEP, encoded by the exons ATGGGCTCCCGGGGACTGAGACTCGGGCTGGCGAGCTGCCTGCTGCTGGCCTTCGCCTGTGGCCCGGTGCTGGGCCGTGCGCCGCGCGGCCCACAGAAGCTTCAGGAGCAGGAGGGGACCGAGGAGCCGCCGCTGGACCACGCGGAGAG GGATGAAAAGAACCATGAAAAATACAGCCCCAGGCAGGGGGAGGACGAGCCCGCTTCCCGATGCTTCCGCTGCTGTGACCCCGGCACGCCCGTGTACCAGGCCATCCCGGTGCCGCAGATCAACATCACCATCCTGAAAG GTGAGAAGGGTGACCGAGGAGACCGAGGCTTGCAGGGGAAATACGGCAAAACAGGCTCCGCGGGCGCCAGGGGCCACACGGGCCCCAAAGGGCAGAAAGGGTCCATGGGGGCCCCCGGGGACCGCTGCAAGAACCATTACGCCGCCTTCTCGGTGGGCCGGAAGAAGCCCCTCCACAGCAACGACTACTACCAGACGGTGATCTTCGACACGGAGTTCGTGAATCTCTACGGCCACTTCAACATGTTCACCGGCAAGTTCTACTGCTACGTGCCGGGCATCTACTTCTTCAGCCTCAACGTGCACACCTGGAACCAGAAGGAGACGTACCTGCACATCATGAAGAACGGGGAGGAGGTGGTGATCCTGTTTGCGCAGGTGAGCGACCGCAGCATCATGCAGAgtcagagcctgatgctggagcTGCGGGACCAGGACGAGGTGTGGGTGCGGCTCTTCAAGGGCGAGCGGGAGAACGCCATATTCAGCGACGAGTTTGACACGTACATCACCTTCAGCGGCTACCTGGTCAAGCACGCCCTGGAGCCCTAG